A DNA window from Brassica napus cultivar Da-Ae chromosome A4, Da-Ae, whole genome shotgun sequence contains the following coding sequences:
- the LOC106445794 gene encoding actin-related protein 2/3 complex subunit 4 isoform X2 — translation MANPLRLYLACIKNTLEAAMCLQNFPCQEVERHNKPEVELKTSPELLLNPVLICRNEAEKCLIETSINSLRISLKVKQADELENILTKKFLRFLSMRAEAFQVLRRKPVQGYDISFLITNYHCEEMQKQKLIDFIIQFMEARYRERNKRVEDISEHQRKTGGYRVSETVHVKQLSCYNVSTHCINHSLFGQIHLHI, via the exons ATG GCAAATCCATTACGGCTCTATCTAGCCTGCATAAAGAATACCCTCGAGGCAGCCATGTGCTTACAG AACTTTCCTTGTCAAGAAGTTGAAAGGCATAATAAACCAGAGGTTGAACTAAA gacgAGCCCAGAACTTTTGCTAAATCCT GTTTTGATATGCCGTAATGAGGCTGAAAAGTGCTTAATAGAAACATCTATAAATTCACTCCGGATAAGCCTCAAG GTCAAACAAGCGGATGAACTTGAAAACATACTAACCAAAAAGTTCCTTAGATTCTTGTCCATGAGGGCAGAAGCTTTTCAAGTACTGAGGAGGAAGCCAGTGCAG GGATATGACATTAGCTTTCTTATAACAAACTACCACTGCGAAGAGATGCAGAAACAGAAGCTAATCGATTTCATTATTCAGTTTATGGAGGCAA GATATAGAGAAAGAAATAAGCGAGTTGAAGATATCAGTGAACACCAGAGGAAGACTGGTGGCTACAGAGTTTCTGAAACAGTTCATGTAAAGCAACTGAGTTGTTATAATGTAAGCACTCATTGTATTAATCACTCATTATTTGGTCAAATTCATCTACACATATAA
- the LOC106445794 gene encoding actin-related protein 2/3 complex subunit 4 isoform X1 codes for MANPLRLYLACIKNTLEAAMCLQNFPCQEVERHNKPEVELKTSPELLLNPVLICRNEAEKCLIETSINSLRISLKVKQADELENILTKKFLRFLSMRAEAFQVLRRKPVQGYDISFLITNYHCEEMQKQKLIDFIIQFMEDIEKEISELKISVNTRGRLVATEFLKQFM; via the exons ATG GCAAATCCATTACGGCTCTATCTAGCCTGCATAAAGAATACCCTCGAGGCAGCCATGTGCTTACAG AACTTTCCTTGTCAAGAAGTTGAAAGGCATAATAAACCAGAGGTTGAACTAAA gacgAGCCCAGAACTTTTGCTAAATCCT GTTTTGATATGCCGTAATGAGGCTGAAAAGTGCTTAATAGAAACATCTATAAATTCACTCCGGATAAGCCTCAAG GTCAAACAAGCGGATGAACTTGAAAACATACTAACCAAAAAGTTCCTTAGATTCTTGTCCATGAGGGCAGAAGCTTTTCAAGTACTGAGGAGGAAGCCAGTGCAG GGATATGACATTAGCTTTCTTATAACAAACTACCACTGCGAAGAGATGCAGAAACAGAAGCTAATCGATTTCATTATTCAGTTTATGGAG GATATAGAGAAAGAAATAAGCGAGTTGAAGATATCAGTGAACACCAGAGGAAGACTGGTGGCTACAGAGTTTCTGAAACAGTTCATGTAA